CTGCCATTTCTTTATGCTCTAATATATTCTTCCCCAAGATCACTTGGCTTTCTGAATTGCAAAAGAGGAGTCCTCAGAAATGCCTCTTTCGCTGCCAGACAGCCAAAGTTCTCCTTAGTTTTATAGCCcagttttagaaaatatttccagaggAATCATGCTGTGCAAGCTCTAGTCTAACAAACCCCTTGGGGCTTTCATTACTCTCTCTGCCAGCTTCATTAAACATCATTTCATACAGGCCATTGCAGAGTTCTGTAGGAAGTTGGGAGACAGCTTTTCTAGGTCAGAAACAAGCTTGGCAAGCTCATATCTTATCCATAAGCCTGTTCCGTTCCCGTGGCCTAGAAAAGTGTAGTACTACAAGCGTGTGTGCCTGTCTCTCATGGGATGGCTAAAACCTACATGGAGTACTCATGATGAAAGCAGCCAGAGGAATCAcctggcagcactgcagagcttcCCTGGGAAAGAAGCTTGGGGAACATCTGCTCATAAACGAGGTTTCAATTTAGGAAAAGGCAGTGTGTTCATATGGCAAGAGAACCGCTAAGAGTTCAGTCAGGAGACTGAAGCTGGGAGGATCAGGGGTGCACAAGAGCCAGGATGTGTGCAGAACTTGGAAATTCTAGAGAGAAACCCTccacagtgggaaggaagaGACTCCAAGAGCGAGCCGTGCTGACCTACAAACACCTCAGCTTGATGTCTGCAGAGAGCCtgacagctggggctgggtttggggggtgAGTTAccctcctgcactgcaggaagaaagCACCTCGTGTGGCTTGCCAAAGCCAGGGAACACCTGTCCCTAATTGTACCTGCTCTGGCATCAAAGGCTCTGGAGAATGAGTGCAGTGGGAGGAGCTACTCATGTTCAGGTTTTTTCAGTCAGCAAGCCATACTGAATTACTAAGAGTTGATTCATGTTCTCctagatttattttcaaattagtTTTCAGCAGAACTTGATTATGAAGTAGCAAATCTAATTTCCTAGAAAGGAACTTCAGCACTTGCTTGGGAGCGTAATGATGGTTCGTAAGCAGGCTGCCAGCTCCTGATGCCAGTAAAAACTGTCTTCTGGTGGCTAAGCAGGAAATGTTGGAAATGTCTAGTGCGCATACAAGCTGAAGGTGGGCAGAACTAAACCAAGAGTGTGTAGCATGCAGGAAGAACATCCTGCCTTGTCTGACCTTGGTTGCTGGAACTTGTTGAAATTATTACATCATTTCAGCTCTTCTTTACAAAGCTGATTTAGACAAAATTTTTAATCCccttgtttctgtttatttgtttagcTGACTTCCATTTGTAAacctgagattaaaaaaatcatttttacaGAATTATAACGAACCTATACTTTGGTTGCTGCTTTATTTAGGATATTAATAATCCTCTCATTCAGAGGCTTCGCGCTTTCAAAGCTGGTAAAATCGTGCTGATCTTCCCTCACTAGTTTGTATTAATTTAGTTGGAAAAGCCTCCACCGTGGGAGAGCAGGATCAGTGGTGTGGGTTGTGTGCCACAGGAAAGTGCAGCCTTCATTTAATGTCTCAGAGGACAGAGCTGATGCAAGAGATCAAGCCAGTAATCTCTACACTGGTATTCCTGGGGGTGTGAGCTGGGGCTAGCACATTTACGAATCTTGGGGGAAAAAGTTGCAGTGTGAATGGATTCTTAGTTACAGGAATTCTGGGCAAGAATTTTAATTGTATGGTTGGACAAGGAGGACTGACTTTGAGAATCTTCAGAAGTGAGGAATGGCCTGTGTTGGAGGACTTGAAGAGTTCCTGGTGGCAGAGATACCTGACAGAAAGTGAACAGCAAGCAGAAGGCTACTGATGTGGCAGCATGATTTAAAAGGAGAGAGATGAAATCTAGATTAAGAAAGTTGCATTAGTTCCATCCTGTTTGACCAGGCATTGAGAGGTGCATGAGACATTAGAGAGAAAGTTTAGAGCTGATCAGCGTTCAAATCTTTACAGAAATAGCAgtggaatatttttgtttcaaagatCACGCGATGAAgtgcagagggagaaaaggagggagacAAAAAGGAAGGCCTGGAAGGACAAGGGAGAAACCAACTCTTTGGTCTTTGCTGGTGTCAAAATCTCTGGGGGGTTGTATCTGCTCAATGCCCATAACAGACCATCTCACAGGAACAGTGAGGCACTGATACCCTCAGGGTGAAATCTTGCTTTGAACCTGCTTGCAGAAGGTGGTAACAGGGTTGCAGTTATACCTCAGAGCTTCTCTCTTTGATCCCCAGGTTCTCACTCCTCAATGATCCTGGTTTCCATAGGTATAAAACTTTGCAGAGATAAGACACGAATCACACAGTCTGTGCACAGCAGGTGAATCCCACTGGCATTTTGCAAGCTTGTGAGGGTACTACCTTGCCTTTGTGCTACCTCTTTTCAAACATTTAGGTTCACTGAAAGAGCAAATTCACTCTTCTTTTTCCCAGTCTTCAATACCTGTTTTCTATGTGTGCACTGCTTGTTTTCCAGAGGCCTCCACTTTTCATCCTGGAGATACCAAGGAAATGCTACTGTCGAGAGATTAATTTGCTATTCATAGTATTTGATTCTATCTTGCTTTTATCCCTAGGGCTGGGAACAATGGGCCAAGGCATTGCGACTTCTCTGGTTAAGGCCAAAATACCTGTGGTAGCCCTGGAGCAGGATCTGGAGTATCTGaacaagggaagaaaagctgtgatGGGCCTTTTGGAACGTGAGGCTATGAAAATGGAGGGGGGTGCCCAGACCCTGGATTTCCATAACCCTGCACGTCTCCAGTTCACTGTGGACTTTGACCTGTTGAGTGATGTAGACCTAGTCATCGAGGCTGTGTTTGAGGACATGGCactgaagaaggaaatattCCACAAGCTGTCAAAGATCTGCAAGCCGGGAGCCTTGCTGTGTACAAACACATCAGCCCTGAACATCGACGAAATAGCTTCTGCCACGAGCCGCCCGCAGCAGGTCATCGGCACCCACTTCTTCTCCCCTGCCCACATGATGAGGCTGCTGGAAATCATCTACGGCCGCCACACGTCCCCCACTGCCATCGCCACTGCTATGCAGCTGGCCAAAGCCCTGAAAAAAGTTGGAGTGGTGGTAGGgaattgttttgggtttgtagGGAATCGCATGATGTTCCCGTACGTAGAACAAGCAGTTTTCCTCTTAGAGGAAGGAAGCAGACCGGAAGCAGTAGATCAGGCTCTTGAGGATTTTGGGTTTAAGATAGGCCCTTTCCGCATGTCTGACCTCGCCGGGCTGGATGTGGGCTGGAGGTCTCGGAAGGGCCAGGGCCTGACTGGGCCGTCCCTCCCCGCAGGCACAGCGGCCCGGCAGCGGCACGGCCAGCGCTACAGCCCCCTGCCGGACCTCCTGTGTGAGCGGGGCCGCTTCGGCCAGAAAACCGGCAAAGGCTGGTACCAGTACGAGAAGGCCGGGGGCAGGACGGCCGTGCCAGACCCGTGGCTCCACAGCTTCCTGTCCCAGTACAGAGACTCCCACGGCATCAAGACCCGCTATATAGACCAGGAGGAAATCCTGGAGCggtgtttgttttccctcatCAACGAGGGGTTTGCCATCCTGGCTGAGGGAATAGCATCAGCCCCGGAGCACCTGGATGTCATTTACATCAATGGCTACGGGTGGCCAAAGCACAGGGGAGGCCCAATGTTCTACGCCTCCACCGTGGGGCTCCCCCACGTGCTGGCTAAACTGCAGAAATACTCTGAGGCCCACCCTGATGTGCCTAAACTACGGCCCAGTGCCTTTCTGAAAAagctggtggctgcagggaaCCCCCCACTTAAGGAGTGGATGTCCTACCTCAGCCGGCAGAGCCCCAAGCTGTGATTCCTGTGATGGAGGCTGATCTCATGAAAATGGTGCTTCAATTGCACTGCCTCTCCTAATAAAACCTGAAGTGCTACAGGCCCCTAAATGAAGTCACGAGCCTTCCGAGACCTTTGCAGGGAATAATTTTGGCCAATAATTGATCTCAGTCCCCCACCTGCTGCAGGTCACCACTGCCTTCATCCATCCTTCTCTCTCAGCCCCAGACTCAGCCTCCCCACACTGCTGTGTAAAGGCTCATCTCATTTTGCACTGCCTGCAGGTCAGCACAGCTGTACTCCTCTTCCAGTCTGTCtttggggaaggcagggagcagcattTACAGCCAACAATGCAAATCGTGGCCGGAGCCAAGAAAACTATGATCACAGTTCACCGAAGACCTGCCGGATCTACCAAATCCTGTCTCCAGCCTATTTCCCAgcttttttcagttctttcctGTGCAGCCACCTCCCCTCAATTTCC
The sequence above is drawn from the Hirundo rustica isolate bHirRus1 chromosome 10, bHirRus1.pri.v3, whole genome shotgun sequence genome and encodes:
- the EHHADH gene encoding peroxisomal bifunctional enzyme, whose product is MERYARSSAVAVIRLRNPPVNALSVEVLQALEDGLKKAEADPSVKAIMICGENGKFSAGADIRGFSTPKRHRVALGPIVSLIESSEKPVVAAIEGIALGGGLEVALGCHYRLAHVKAQMGLPEVTIGLLPGAEGTQRLPRLIGVPAALDMITTGKHIPATEALKLGLVDEIVEENTIEAAIRLANKVIGQPLGPRRLSLKPVPKLPNTDAFLREALAKVKKQARGFLAPELCFQAVKAATERPFAEGVRRERELFQRLLSSEQARALQYAFFAERAVSRWAIPGGASWSSAAPQPVRRAAVIGLGTMGQGIATSLVKAKIPVVALEQDLEYLNKGRKAVMGLLEREAMKMEGGAQTLDFHNPARLQFTVDFDLLSDVDLVIEAVFEDMALKKEIFHKLSKICKPGALLCTNTSALNIDEIASATSRPQQVIGTHFFSPAHMMRLLEIIYGRHTSPTAIATAMQLAKALKKVGVVVGNCFGFVGNRMMFPYVEQAVFLLEEGSRPEAVDQALEDFGFKIGPFRMSDLAGLDVGWRSRKGQGLTGPSLPAGTAARQRHGQRYSPLPDLLCERGRFGQKTGKGWYQYEKAGGRTAVPDPWLHSFLSQYRDSHGIKTRYIDQEEILERCLFSLINEGFAILAEGIASAPEHLDVIYINGYGWPKHRGGPMFYASTVGLPHVLAKLQKYSEAHPDVPKLRPSAFLKKLVAAGNPPLKEWMSYLSRQSPKL